From a single Hypomesus transpacificus isolate Combined female chromosome 14, fHypTra1, whole genome shotgun sequence genomic region:
- the cers3b gene encoding ceramide synthase 2 gives MGQSISEWLWWERLWLPANLSWSDLEDRGGRVYAKPSHLYAALPYAFFLLFIRYLFERYIALPLAGLLGFTDRLHLTAEHNPLLQHYFLTQSRTPTQGNVRALCKKTGWSERRVNIWFRRRRNQDRPGLCKKFCEASWRFVFYLSAFVGGLLSLYDKPWFYDLREVWAGFPKQSMLPSQYWYYMVEMSFYFSLLLSLTFDVKRKDFKEQVIHHIATLTLLAFSWSSNYIRVGTVVMVLHDSSDWLLEVGKMFNYAKWEWTCNIVFVLFTTVFMVTRLIILPFWVIHCTWVYPVELYPPFFGYYFFNAMLLLLQMLHLYWAALIVHMFYKLLNNSFNGDDRSDQEEDDSTDTSEKDNHKRHTNDPGARGRSTKH, from the exons ATGGGCCAGAGCATCAGTGAGTGGTTGTGGTGGGAACGCCTGTGGCTCCCAGCTAACCTGAGCTGGTCAGACCTGGAGGACAGAGGTGGTCGAGTTTACGCCAAACCCTCGCACCTGTACGCTGCCCTGCCCTATGCTTTTTTCCTGCTCTTTATCAGATACCTGTTTGAAAG GTACATAGCCCTCCCTCTGGCTGGACTGTTGGGGTTCACGGATAGGCTACATCTCACAGCAGAACACAACCCCCTCCTTCAACACTACTTCCTCACCCAATCACGAACCCCGACACAG gggaATGTCAGGGCTCTGTGTAAGAAGACAGGGTGGTCCGAGAGGCGTGTCAACATCtggttcaggaggaggaggaaccagGACAGACCAGGCCTCTGCAAGAAGTTCTGTGAAGCCAG CTGGAGGTTTGTGTTTTACCTGAGTGCGTTTGTAGGAGGACTGTTGTCTTTATATGAT AAACCATGGTTTTATGACCTAAGGGAGGTTTGGGCTGGTTTCCCTAAACAG tccatGCTGCCATCTCAGTATTGGTATTACATGGTGGAGATGAGTTTCTACTTTTCTCTACTTCTCAGCCTCACATTCGATGTTAAACGTAAG gacTTCAAAGAACAAGTCATTCATCATATAGCCACGTTAACTCTGTTGGCATTCTCCTGGAGTTCAAACTATATCCGCGTTGGAACTGTTGTCATGGTGCTGCATGattcctctgattggctgctggag GTAGGTAAGATGTTTAACTATGCCAAGTGGGAGTGGACCTGCAacattgtgtttgtgctgttcaCTACAGTCTTCATGGTGACACGACTCATCATCCTGCCCTTCTG GGTGATCCACTGCACTTGGGTGTATCCTGTTGAGCTTTACCCCCCATTCTTTGGCTACTACTTCTTCAATgccatgctgctgctgctgcaaatGCTACATCTCTACTGGGCCGCGCTGATAGTACACATGTTCTACAAGTTACTCAACAACagc tTTAATGGAGATGACAGAAGTGATCAAGAGGAAGATGACTCAACTGATACCTCTGAGAAAGACAACCACAAAAGACACACTAATGACCCTGGAGCCAGAGGCAGATCCACCAAGCACTAA